Below is a window of Lacrimispora xylanolytica DNA.
CCGTTTTCAACTGAAAGGCATTTCCATTTCTCAGCATGGACTGGACCTTTGCATAATCATCTTCTAAAGGAATAAATTCCTGAAGGCTTTTTCCCATGTTTGCGGCGTCCTGGCTGTGGTACACGATCTTTTGATTGCTGTCGAAGATGGAAGCGTACATGGAAGGGTATCTGTCCGTGGCTGCATCTACCTTTTTAAAATTCTCCAGGTTGATTTCTGCTACACTGACGCCTTTTAGCCGGTTCTTATAAAAAAAGGGTACACCATAGGCAACCACAGTATTACCAGCTTCTTTCATAGGTTCTGTTACATGAGGGATACCGTATATGGCTGGAGTGTGATAGTATTCCTGAGTGGAGTACTGGTCGTATTCTCCATATGCTTCCGGCTCGCCGGATTGGCTTTTCTTGCCTGCATAGATTCCGTAGTCTCTTAGATTGGGCTGAAACTGATAGGGCTCAAACAGAACAATCATGCTTTCTATATCTGGATTGCCTGCTACTGTGTTTCTAAGGGATTCACTTAAGTATCTTTCTGCGTCCCTTGCGATTGGGGTAAGGGTCTTATGATAGAACTGGCTTTCCAACTGTTTGACGTAGGTATCTGGTCCAGTAGGAATGACCGCCTGCATTGGTGTTTCTTCTGCAGACTCATAGGATCTTTCCATGTACTGCTTTACATTTCCTGCTGCCTTGTCGGCTTCATCAAAAATCTGCTGGATCTGAATGCCGTTCATCTTTGCTTTGGTGTTCAATTCTCCCATTACGGTTTGAGATATGGCTCTTCGGGATAACACAGCTGTCATGGTAATTAGAAGTACAAAAACGGCCAGTAGAATGATTCCCAGAATGAAAGACAGCTTTCGTGACAGATTTAATTTCTTTCCCATATTCCTTCCCCTTTGAATCCCAGATAAGGGATATTTGCATTGTGCTTGACCAGTTTGTTCAGGCTATGCAGACGTTCCATTGATTTTGGACGCGAAAAGGCCTGTATTCATATTACTTTAGGATATTCTAGGGGGAATTGAGTTGTTACGGGAGTGGGAAAGCTAACTCATAAAAAATGAGCAGGACTCTCTTTTTTAGAAAGTTCTGCTCGCCAGTATCTTTGATTATTTTTTTGTGCTTACTTAAACATACCTAAGTGTAAAAACGGTTTTAAATACAAAAGGTGTACAGAGTATTAATTAAATACATTTCTGTATAGCTTTCTATAATTAATAAGTTTACATTTTAAGAACTCGTTCCTGAAATTCTTCTTTACTTCCTATAATTTCATAAGGTTCGTATTCGCCATATGCGCTAGGGCGACTGATTGTCACTAGTTGTATGCCATTATGTCCGATTTGCTGTTGAAGATTTTCAGCGAAGTCAGCCAGTGCTTTTCCGTGCCTGGTTTTCACTGCAATACAACCATTTTCTTCAAATTTCTTTGCTACTAGATAGCACATGCTTTAACACCTCCTCAAAATCATGTTCATTTAATATTCTACCACATACCATTCTTACCCCCTCTGGAGTATTACTGTTTATAAGAGTGTTATAATCATCTACTAGCATTCTAAAGCCTAATATATCATTAAATACCTTTTCCACCTGCATTTCAGGATAATATTTATCATACTTTCGTAAGCAAGAATCCAAGCTTTTAATTCTATAATCCAGGTCCACTTCGTCCAATGTCTCTATCTCGGTATAATAACGAATCATAGTTCTGACTTCATCAAATAATTCTTCTTTACTGAATTTTCTAAGACTATTTTTTAAATTTTTACCGAAAGAACTTTTGTAAGAAATTTCATTTAGAATATTTATAGATAATCCGTTTTTCTCCAATTCATTTAACAAAATAGTCCCCCTATGCTCATATGTTACTTAAAATGTCTCTTCCGCATGTTCTTAAAATAATATCAATCACTTTTTTATAGCCAATTAAATATTCCTTTAGAATTAACCCTTACTTATGATAAGGCTCCCCACAAATAATCCGGTAGCTGCGGTAAACCTGTTCCAGTAGTATTACCCGCATCAGCTGATGAGGAAATGTCATCCTTGAAAAGCTAAGCTTATAATCAGCCCGCTTTAGTACCGCATCTGACAGCCCAAGGGAACCGCCGATGACAAATACAATCTGGCTGGTTCCTCCGATTCCAAGAGAGTCAATTTTCTCAGATAGCTTGACGGAATCCAGCATCTCTCCTTCAATGGCAAGGGCGATCACATAAGCGCCGTCTTTGATTGAACCAAGGATCCGCTCCCCTTCTTTTTCCTTAATCTGGCGTTCCAGCACCTCGCCGGCATGATCCGGTGTTTTTTCATCCGGCAGCTGAATGATATCCAGCTTGCAGTAGCGGCTCAGTCTCTTCGTATATTCTGAAATGGCGTCGGTGTAAAACTTTTCCTTGATCTTTCCGACTGTGACCAAAGTTATCTTCATGTAACTCTCCTATCCATCAAGCTCCTTTTTCATCATGGCGATGAGAAGCTTTGTTACGTCTCTTACTGTTTTTTTCTCTCCGTTTTGTACCTTTCGGACTACTTTTCCATCCGGTTTTACGCTGATATGATATATGATTCTTAAAAACTCCTCGGCTTCTTCCCAGGCTTCCCGGCTTTCTGGAATCAGGTCAAGGCCCATCTGGAATACATGGAACATGCCATCGTATACGGAAAGGCGGTGCTTGACTCCTGCTGCTTTCAGCTTTTCTGCGATGGAAAGGGTATCACTTAAAAGGACCTCATAGCTTCCAGCCTGTAAAAGAACAGGAGGAAACTGGCTGAATTCGCCAAACAGAGGGGAAATGTAAGGATCAGCTGGGTCGTTTTCTCCCACATAGGAAGAATCGTAAAGCATGTTTCTGGTGGAATTTCCAAACAGAGGGTCTATCTCATAGTTGGTCTTATAGCTTTCTCCGCTGTTTGTTAAATCCGTCCAGGCAGACATGGCGATGTAGCCGCCGGGGAGAGGCATATTGTGATCCTTTAAATAAAGACCAAGGGCAAGACCTAAGCCGCCGCCCGCTGAATCTCCTGCAATTACGATGTTGGCAGGGTCGTACTTTTTCTCCTCTATCAGCCATTGGTAAGCAAACAGGGCATCCTTAAGAGCGGCAGGATAAGGATTTTCCGGTGCTACCCGGTAGTCCGGAGTCAGTACATCCCCTCCATAGCTGATTTTGGAATAACGGACGGCAAATCTCCGGTAAATGTTCTTCATGGGACCAATGTAACCGCCGCCGTGAAGCTGTAAGATGACACGGCCGGTAAAGACACCTACTGGCCTTAAATATTCCATTTTGGAATTCTCATTTTCTATGATTTCATATTCATAGCCAGCCGGACAGACCCAGGCAGGTTCTACGGGATTGCGTCTTAATTCCCCGGTCTGTATGGGCTCTTTTAAGGATGTTTCCATAACGTTTTGCATCATTTCTCTCACCAGATTTCCTCTTACGCTTACATTTTTTCTTCTCAAAGCTATGAAAGCTCCTTTCTGCCCTTATATATGAAACCGCCGCTTTAATTCATTTTTCACGCTCCGGTCACCAAGTAAAATGGTGACAGCAAGGAGTATAACCGTCAATGTGACAGCGACTATGGTAAGGGGCGGTCTGGTAATCAGGCCCGCTGCCCAAAAGATCAAAGGGATAAAGCTGAATACGGTGATAGCAATCTGATACATGAAATAGCTTTGCCAGTTCATTCGGTTTACCAGAATCAGGAAAACTACGGATAAATCTGCAAACAGAATGGTACTGGGAATTCCGTAATTCACAGACCAGCCGCTGTAGCCGTTGGAATAATCGATGGCCACCCACAACGCTTCTGCCGCCGCTGTCTGCATCAGAAGCTTAGCACCCAGATTGGAATGGTGCAATAAGGAATATCGAACCGTAATCACCGCATAAGCCATCAGGCCTATGGCAATGACAGACCACATGGAACCAGAATAAGTGGCATAATTAATGATTCCCAGAATAAATGACATAAAAATCATCAGACCATAGAAAACATTGGCAATCTGCTTCATCTTTTCCTGATCGTAACGAATCTGGGGATACATTCCCTTATCATCCCGCTTTTCGGGAACACCGTTGCTTTCCGTTTTTACCGGTACGCCTTCTGACTGTAAAAAGTCAAAGAAGCGGTCCTGGAGTCTGGTATCCTGGAACACAGAGGTAAAAGTGACCACTACCTCACCTCCATAGGAACAGACGGCGCATTTTACCGGCTGCCGGTTGGAGACTCCAATCAGCATATGAAACCGTTCTACGTCTTCCCTGTATTCTTCCAGCACATCAATAGGCCCGATATTTGACAGGGTCATGGTATAGGCTTTATCATTTTTCCGGAACACGTAGTTAATGGCTCCCCATTTCACGAAGAGGGGAACAACCCGCAGATACCATTTTTTCTCATTGGAAACATTATAGGAGATAACTTCCTCCATCCTTTCCTTTGTAATGTTATGATCCATCTGAGAGCTGACCGTTTTTAATATCTCCGGAAAGGTATGGTCTTTTCCGTCTGATAGATACTCAATCAGGGTAACTGCAAAAAAATTCGCCATGGTCTTGGAATCGAAAAAGGTTCTAAGATTAATGGGAATGCTGATTCCAATGGGAGCATGACTCGCTTTTTTCTCCAGAAATTCTTCATAGATAGACCAGATGAGAGCTGCCGTAAGAAACTTGGTAATACTGACATTGTAACGCTTTCCGGCCTCTTTAAGCTCCTTTAATCCCATATAGCCATGAAGGATATTTTCTTCATCAAGAGGAAGGGGCTCTCCTTTTATATGATAAGCACTTTTTGAGCTGTATTTGCGTTTTTCCGTCTTTTTGTAGTTTCTGACATAGCTGTCCTCCACATTCATGGAGATATCCGGGGATATCTTCTGGGAAAAGTTATGCTCTGATTTCCAGCCCTTCTTTAAATCCAGATACCGGTAGACTAAGGCCTTTAAAAAGTTCACGGCTCCCAGTCCGTCTGTAACTGCATGAAAAACCTCCAGATTAATCCGTCTGTCATAATAACTGACCCGGAATAAAAACTGGTGGCTGCTCCTTGGATCAATGTATTTACAGGGATAGGTGGTCTCCCTTTCGATGACAGGCATCCTCTTGTTATGTTCAAAATAATACCAGAAAAATCCTCTTCCCAGCCTGACAGAAAATCCCTCAAACTCAGGAAGGACCTCTTCTAAGGCTGTCTGGAGGGTTCCTGGATCTATCTCTTCTTTTAATGTAGCTGAAATGCGAAACACACTGCTTAAACTTTTGCTTGCTATAACGGGAAATATCTTTGCCGTATTATCAAGTCTTCTCCATCTCTCTCCCTGGGGACTTCGCTTCATCCAGTCTGTGCCTCTCTTCTCGTTCCATATGGACGGTATATAATATTGTTATCTTTTCCCATGATTTGGAAAAGACGGATTTCCCCGGTATGCGGCAGGAAATCCGTCTTATTATTCTACCCTAGACGCGGAAATAATAACCAACGCCCCATTTGGTATGCACATATTTCGGATCGCTTGGGCTAGGCTCTATCTTCTCTCTTAGACGGCGCACATGAACGTCAACGGTACGGACATCTCCGGTGTCCATGGCCTTATTCCCCCAAACAAACGTAAGAAGCTGTTCCCTGCTGTAGACCTTTCCAGGATTGCAGGTCAAAAGCTCTAACAGATCAAATTCCTTGGCGGTCAGATTAATCTCCTTATCGCCAATAAAAACACGTCTGCTGTCACGGTCCAGCTTTAAATCTCCTGCGGTAACAAGACGTCCTTCATCCTGACGATCCCGTCTGCCCTTTTTGGCATTCCGGCGCATGATTGCCTTGATTCTTGCCTTTACTTCCAGAATATTAAAAGGTTTCGTAATATAATCATCAGCCCCGTACTCCAGTCCAAGAATCTTATCCATATCGTTGCCCTTTGCTGTCAGCATAATTATGGGCATCTCGGAAAACTCTCTGATTGCCTGGCAGACCTCATAACCATCAAACTTCGGAAGCATGACATCAAGTAAGACCACGTCGTACTCCTTCTGTTTTGCCAGACTGATGGCTTCCTCTCCGTCATACGCACAATCGACGTCCATGCCATCCTGCTCCAGGCTGAATCTCATGCCCTTCACAATTAATTTTTCATCATCCACTACTAAAACACTTGCCATCTCACACCTCTGTCTTCTATCTTAAACCGTTATATCGTCTTTTATCTTTTGAAATGCTGCATCCTTGATCCCGGATATATTCATAATATCCTCGATCCGTTTAAATCCACCGTGGCTGTCCCGGTACTTTATGATGTCACCCGCTTTGGCTTCTCCGACACCTCTTAAAGTCATCAGTTCTTCCTTTGAGGCAGTGTTTATATTAAGCTTGGAATCTTTCTTTCCGGTTTCTCCTGAATTCGGATTTCCAGCGGTCACTGCTTCTTCTCTGCTTAAGACCACAATCTTCATGCCGTCTCTGATCCGTTCTGCCATATTCAAATGCTCCGGTGCTGCCTGGGGGGTGAAGCCTCCAGCCTTTTCCACGGCCTCAAATACTCTGCTTTCCTCTGAAAGCTGGTACACGCCAGGAAAAACCACCTCTCCGCAGATATGTATATAGCAGGGCAGACTCCCCTCAGCCAATGCATCTGAGAAACTGCTGCCCTTAGATTCTTCTGATATCTTTTCCTGGGAAACAGTGCCTGAGGTTTCTTCCATCTCTTTTGTTGACGGTGATAATTTGGTACTATCTGTCCGCTGATAGGAAAACCTGCTTACGGTAT
It encodes the following:
- a CDS encoding DUF6718 family protein, which gives rise to MCYLVAKKFEENGCIAVKTRHGKALADFAENLQQQIGHNGIQLVTISRPSAYGEYEPYEIIGSKEEFQERVLKM
- the rlmH gene encoding 23S rRNA (pseudouridine(1915)-N(3))-methyltransferase RlmH, producing MKITLVTVGKIKEKFYTDAISEYTKRLSRYCKLDIIQLPDEKTPDHAGEVLERQIKEKEGERILGSIKDGAYVIALAIEGEMLDSVKLSEKIDSLGIGGTSQIVFVIGGSLGLSDAVLKRADYKLSFSRMTFPHQLMRVILLEQVYRSYRIICGEPYHK
- a CDS encoding alpha/beta hydrolase translates to MRRKNVSVRGNLVREMMQNVMETSLKEPIQTGELRRNPVEPAWVCPAGYEYEIIENENSKMEYLRPVGVFTGRVILQLHGGGYIGPMKNIYRRFAVRYSKISYGGDVLTPDYRVAPENPYPAALKDALFAYQWLIEEKKYDPANIVIAGDSAGGGLGLALGLYLKDHNMPLPGGYIAMSAWTDLTNSGESYKTNYEIDPLFGNSTRNMLYDSSYVGENDPADPYISPLFGEFSQFPPVLLQAGSYEVLLSDTLSIAEKLKAAGVKHRLSVYDGMFHVFQMGLDLIPESREAWEEAEEFLRIIYHISVKPDGKVVRKVQNGEKKTVRDVTKLLIAMMKKELDG
- a CDS encoding DUF6320 domain-containing protein, with protein sequence MKRSPQGERWRRLDNTAKIFPVIASKSLSSVFRISATLKEEIDPGTLQTALEEVLPEFEGFSVRLGRGFFWYYFEHNKRMPVIERETTYPCKYIDPRSSHQFLFRVSYYDRRINLEVFHAVTDGLGAVNFLKALVYRYLDLKKGWKSEHNFSQKISPDISMNVEDSYVRNYKKTEKRKYSSKSAYHIKGEPLPLDEENILHGYMGLKELKEAGKRYNVSITKFLTAALIWSIYEEFLEKKASHAPIGISIPINLRTFFDSKTMANFFAVTLIEYLSDGKDHTFPEILKTVSSQMDHNITKERMEEVISYNVSNEKKWYLRVVPLFVKWGAINYVFRKNDKAYTMTLSNIGPIDVLEEYREDVERFHMLIGVSNRQPVKCAVCSYGGEVVVTFTSVFQDTRLQDRFFDFLQSEGVPVKTESNGVPEKRDDKGMYPQIRYDQEKMKQIANVFYGLMIFMSFILGIINYATYSGSMWSVIAIGLMAYAVITVRYSLLHHSNLGAKLLMQTAAAEALWVAIDYSNGYSGWSVNYGIPSTILFADLSVVFLILVNRMNWQSYFMYQIAITVFSFIPLIFWAAGLITRPPLTIVAVTLTVILLAVTILLGDRSVKNELKRRFHI
- a CDS encoding response regulator transcription factor — protein: MASVLVVDDEKLIVKGMRFSLEQDGMDVDCAYDGEEAISLAKQKEYDVVLLDVMLPKFDGYEVCQAIREFSEMPIIMLTAKGNDMDKILGLEYGADDYITKPFNILEVKARIKAIMRRNAKKGRRDRQDEGRLVTAGDLKLDRDSRRVFIGDKEINLTAKEFDLLELLTCNPGKVYSREQLLTFVWGNKAMDTGDVRTVDVHVRRLREKIEPSPSDPKYVHTKWGVGYYFRV
- a CDS encoding ComEA family DNA-binding protein codes for the protein MKYKKAKLILLVLCILISGICYTVSRFSYQRTDSTKLSPSTKEMEETSGTVSQEKISEESKGSSFSDALAEGSLPCYIHICGEVVFPGVYQLSEESRVFEAVEKAGGFTPQAAPEHLNMAERIRDGMKIVVLSREEAVTAGNPNSGETGKKDSKLNINTASKEELMTLRGVGEAKAGDIIKYRDSHGGFKRIEDIMNISGIKDAAFQKIKDDITV